A single genomic interval of Helianthus annuus cultivar XRQ/B chromosome 13, HanXRQr2.0-SUNRISE, whole genome shotgun sequence harbors:
- the LOC110902464 gene encoding uncharacterized protein LOC110902464, translating to MHPHNHAYDPSNPFAIQENNPSPPPNRPIPRPFFIHSSMPVEASYASYIGNRVFTNFPHTDDSIPTPFTQSPINLSPTSIDLSQNETVPETQPPNDGLSLSKPIKKRSHKKKTEADKALETVKRKQLKCTVPEELALARGWFQQSQHATLGNSQHRTHLWEAVSRVFHQELGREAYRETDSLSSKWSEISGQLTKYSGFLNKAKQNPKSGENEADIVTNALVQFKSNVGTDFRFMHCWEICKFHPKWANILVVAKVTRLPKGQGPRPKPNLMHEIKSLRTFWMIRQAQTGLSMEEMSQKGVFKNQDLVRHRLQLGVRARVGLGLGLGLGLGWGIS from the exons atgcaTCCTCATAACCATGCTTATGACCCGAGTAACCCGTTTGCAatccaagaaaataatcctagcccaccacccaatcgtccaatacctcgtccatttttcatacactcttcTATGCCCGTTGAAGCGAGTTATGCATCGTATATCGGGAATCGTGTGTTTACTAACTTTCCACACACCGACGATTCAATACCTACCCCGTTTACACAATCGCCTatcaacctttcaccaacctccatcgacctttcacaaaacgaaaccgtccccgaaactcaaccacccaacgaTGGTCTTTCCTTatcgaaacccatcaaaaagagaagccataagaaaaaaaccgaggcgGATAAAGCACTCGAAACCGTCAAACGAAAACAACTAAAATGTACCGTTCCTGAAGAACTTGCATTGGCGAGGGGTTGGTTTCAACAATCTCAACATGcaactttag gaaattctcaaCATCGAACCCATTTGTGGGAAGCGGTTAGTAGAGTATTCCATCAAGAATTGGGAAGGGAGGCTTATCGTGAAACTGATAGCTTATCCTCGAAGTGGAGCGAGATTAGCGGCCAACTTACAAAATATAGTGggtttttaaataaagcaaagcaaaatCCAAAAAGTGGTGAAAACGAAGCCGACATTGTGACGAATGCATTGGTTCAATTCAAATCAAATGTGGGgaccgacttccgtttcatgcattgttgggagatttgtaagttccatccaaagtgggcgaaTATCCTAGTGGTAGCGAAAGTaacacgtcttccaaaaggtcaagggcctcgtcccaagcccaatctgatgcacgagatcaagagtctgaggaccttttggatgattcgccaagcccaaaccgGCCTGAGTATGGAAGAGATGTCGCAAAAAGGCGTGTTCAAAAATCAAGATCTGGTACGGCAtcgccttcagctgggagttcgggctcgcgttgggcttgggttggggcttgggttgggcttgggttggggcattagTTGA